A window of Pseudomonas mucidolens contains these coding sequences:
- a CDS encoding DsbA family oxidoreductase: MSTPLKIDFVSDVSCPWCIIGLRGLTEALDQLGAEVQAEIHFQPFELNPDMPSEGQNITEHISEKYGSSAQESQATRARIRDMGAELGFAFRTDGQSRIYNTFDAHRLLHWAGLEGLQYNLKEALFKAYFSDGQDPSDHATLAIIAESVGLDLKRAAEILASDEYAAEVREQEQLWVSRGVSSVPTIVFNDQYAVSGGQPAEAFVGAIRQIIREAR; the protein is encoded by the coding sequence ATGAGTACTCCCCTGAAAATCGATTTCGTCAGTGATGTGTCCTGCCCCTGGTGCATCATCGGCCTGCGCGGCCTGACCGAGGCCCTGGACCAGTTGGGTGCCGAGGTGCAGGCCGAGATCCACTTCCAGCCTTTCGAGCTGAACCCGGACATGCCTTCCGAAGGGCAGAACATCACCGAACACATCAGTGAAAAATACGGTTCCAGCGCGCAAGAATCCCAAGCCACCCGCGCGCGCATCCGCGACATGGGCGCCGAGCTGGGCTTTGCGTTTCGCACCGACGGGCAGAGCCGTATCTACAACACCTTCGATGCTCATCGGCTGTTGCACTGGGCCGGTCTCGAGGGGTTGCAATACAACCTCAAGGAGGCGTTGTTCAAGGCGTATTTCAGCGACGGCCAGGACCCGTCCGATCACGCGACTCTGGCGATCATCGCCGAAAGTGTCGGCCTGGACCTCAAGCGCGCGGCCGAGATCCTGGCTTCTGATGAATACGCCGCCGAGGTGCGCGAGCAAGAGCAGTTGTGGGTTTCACGTGGGGTAAGTTCGGTGCCGACGATCGTATTTAACGATCAGTACGCGGTCAGCGGCGGCCAGCCGGCCGAAGCCTTTGTGGGTGCGATTCGCCAGATCATCCGCGAAGCGCGGTAG
- a CDS encoding GlpM family protein has translation MLAKTRNYYIAGLVPLFPTFALIAHYIVGKGRSVEDLKTTIVFGMWSIIPYFVYLATLYVMVDRMRLEASLAVAAVAWLMAATLLVSVWVRMHA, from the coding sequence ATGCTGGCCAAGACCAGAAACTATTACATCGCGGGCCTGGTGCCGCTGTTTCCGACTTTTGCGCTGATCGCCCATTACATCGTGGGCAAGGGCCGCTCGGTGGAGGATCTGAAGACCACCATCGTGTTCGGGATGTGGTCGATCATTCCGTACTTTGTGTACCTGGCGACGTTGTATGTGATGGTCGACCGGATGCGCCTGGAGGCGTCGCTGGCCGTGGCGGCGGTGGCGTGGCTGATGGCCGCGACGCTGCTAGTGAGTGTTTGGGTGCGGATGCACGCCTGA
- a CDS encoding sigma-54-dependent transcriptional regulator yields the protein MLGCQQALALEDIPSVGVGSAEEALKQVGENFAGIVISDIRLPGMDGLELLTHLKTLDKSLPVVLITGHGDISMAVSAMRNGAYDFMEKPFSPERLVDAARRALEQRALAREVWSLRRQLAERDSLEGRIIGRSPAMQNLRELIANVADTSANVLIEGETGTGKELVARCLHDFSRRHTHQFVALNCGGLPENLFESEIFGHEANAFTGAGKRRIGKIEHAHEGTLFLDEVESMPMNLQIKLLRVLQERTLERLGSNQSVAVDCRVIAATKSDLDELSRANQFRSDLYYRLNVVTLELPPLRERREDILQLFEHFLQQSSLRFDRTAPDLDHQTLSNLMSHDWPGNVRELRNVAERFALGLPAFKKSGASSGSHGLAFTEAVEAFERNLLSDALQRSGGNLTQASQELGMAKTTLFDKVKKYGLSH from the coding sequence TTGCTCGGCTGTCAGCAGGCCCTGGCGCTGGAAGATATCCCCAGCGTTGGCGTGGGTAGCGCCGAAGAGGCCCTGAAGCAGGTCGGCGAGAATTTCGCCGGCATCGTCATCAGTGATATCCGCCTGCCCGGCATGGACGGCCTGGAGCTGCTGACCCACCTCAAGACCCTGGATAAAAGCCTGCCCGTGGTGCTGATCACCGGCCACGGCGACATTTCCATGGCGGTGAGCGCAATGCGCAACGGCGCTTATGACTTCATGGAAAAACCCTTTTCTCCCGAGCGCCTGGTAGACGCTGCCCGTCGTGCCCTGGAGCAACGCGCACTGGCCCGGGAAGTCTGGTCGCTGCGCCGGCAACTGGCCGAACGCGACTCTCTGGAAGGCCGGATCATCGGTCGTTCACCGGCCATGCAGAACCTGCGCGAACTGATCGCCAACGTTGCCGATACCTCGGCCAACGTGCTGATCGAAGGCGAAACCGGCACCGGCAAGGAACTGGTCGCGCGCTGCCTGCATGACTTCAGCCGACGCCACACCCACCAGTTTGTCGCCTTGAACTGCGGTGGCCTACCGGAAAACCTCTTCGAAAGCGAAATTTTCGGCCACGAGGCCAACGCATTCACTGGTGCCGGTAAACGGCGTATCGGCAAGATCGAGCATGCCCACGAAGGCACGCTATTTCTCGATGAAGTGGAAAGCATGCCGATGAACCTGCAGATCAAGCTGCTGCGGGTCTTGCAGGAGCGCACCCTGGAGCGCCTCGGTTCCAACCAGAGCGTGGCCGTGGATTGCCGGGTGATCGCCGCCACCAAATCCGACCTCGACGAATTGAGCCGCGCCAACCAGTTCCGCAGCGACTTGTACTACCGCTTGAACGTCGTGACCCTGGAACTGCCGCCCCTGCGCGAGCGTCGGGAAGATATCCTGCAACTCTTCGAACACTTCCTGCAGCAGTCATCCCTGCGCTTCGACCGCACCGCACCGGACCTGGACCACCAGACCCTGTCCAACCTGATGAGCCACGACTGGCCGGGCAACGTGCGCGAGCTGCGCAACGTCGCCGAACGCTTTGCCCTGGGACTGCCGGCTTTCAAGAAAAGCGGCGCCAGCAGCGGCAGTCACGGCCTGGCCTTTACCGAGGCGGTGGAAGCCTTCGAACGCAACCTGCTCAGCGACGCCCTGCAACGCAGCGGCGGCAACCTGACCCAGGCCAGCCAGGAACTGGGAATGGCCAAGACCACTTTGTTCGACAAGGTCAAGAAATACGGCTTGAGCCACTAA
- a CDS encoding GNAT family N-acetyltransferase, whose product MMIRALASSDAAAYRALMLQAYDTYPQAFTSSVAERAALPLSWWEKRLDNPLDRVLGGFSGEQLTGIVGLAYEPREKARHKVTLFGMYVAQACQQRGWGRQLVHAALDEARGQPGVKLIQLTVTAGNDAALALYRRCGFVQYGLEPLAVRVGLEYFDKIHMWRELKGSPACQ is encoded by the coding sequence ATGATGATCCGGGCGTTGGCCAGCAGCGACGCGGCGGCCTATCGGGCGTTGATGCTGCAAGCCTATGACACTTATCCCCAAGCCTTTACCTCAAGCGTTGCGGAACGGGCCGCGCTGCCCTTGAGCTGGTGGGAGAAACGCCTGGACAACCCGCTGGACCGGGTGCTCGGTGGGTTTTCCGGGGAGCAACTGACAGGTATTGTCGGCCTGGCGTACGAACCTCGGGAAAAGGCCCGACACAAGGTGACGTTGTTCGGCATGTATGTCGCCCAGGCATGTCAGCAACGTGGTTGGGGACGTCAGTTGGTACACGCAGCGCTGGATGAGGCGCGCGGGCAACCCGGAGTGAAGCTGATCCAACTCACGGTCACCGCCGGTAATGACGCAGCGCTTGCGCTTTACCGACGGTGTGGGTTTGTGCAGTACGGCCTGGAACCGCTGGCGGTACGTGTGGGCCTGGAGTATTTCGATAAAATCCACATGTGGCGCGAACTCAAGGGAAGTCCGGCCTGTCAGTGA
- the metR gene encoding transcriptional regulator MetR, which produces MLEIRHLKTLHALREADSLVEAAERLHLTQSALSHQFKELEERMGMPLFVRKTKPVRFTSAGLRLLQLADATLPLLRGAERDIARLAGGTAGRLHMAIECHSCFQWLMPTIDQFRDAWPEVELDLASGFAFAPLPALARGDLDLVVTSDPLELAGITYVPLFTYEAMLAVANQHALAGKPYIVPTDLLNETLITYPVERDRLDIFTRFLEPADVEPAQVRTSELTVMMMQLVASGRGVCGMPHWALHEYSSRGYVKAKRLGEKGLFATLYAGIRADMLDAPYMRDFLLTAKDTSFSTLDGVSAVR; this is translated from the coding sequence GTGCTCGAAATCCGTCATCTCAAGACCCTGCACGCCCTGCGCGAAGCCGACAGCCTGGTGGAAGCCGCCGAGCGCCTGCACCTGACCCAGTCCGCGCTGTCCCATCAGTTCAAGGAACTGGAAGAACGCATGGGCATGCCGCTGTTCGTGCGCAAGACCAAACCAGTGCGTTTCACCAGCGCTGGCCTGCGTCTATTGCAACTGGCGGATGCGACGCTGCCCTTGTTGCGCGGCGCCGAACGCGACATCGCGCGCCTGGCCGGCGGCACCGCCGGGCGCCTGCACATGGCGATCGAATGCCACAGTTGTTTCCAATGGCTGATGCCGACCATCGACCAGTTCCGCGATGCGTGGCCAGAGGTTGAACTGGACCTGGCCTCGGGATTTGCTTTCGCCCCGCTGCCGGCCCTGGCCCGTGGCGACCTGGACCTGGTGGTGACCTCCGATCCGCTGGAGCTGGCGGGCATCACTTATGTGCCGCTGTTCACTTACGAAGCCATGCTCGCCGTGGCCAATCAGCATGCGCTGGCGGGCAAGCCCTACATCGTGCCCACGGATCTGCTCAACGAAACCCTGATCACCTACCCGGTGGAGCGCGATCGCCTGGACATTTTCACGCGGTTCCTGGAACCGGCTGACGTTGAACCGGCCCAGGTCCGCACCTCTGAACTGACGGTGATGATGATGCAACTGGTGGCCAGCGGCCGTGGCGTGTGCGGCATGCCCCATTGGGCGCTGCACGAGTACAGTTCACGGGGCTATGTGAAAGCCAAGCGGCTGGGGGAGAAAGGTCTGTTCGCCACGCTGTATGCCGGGATTCGCGCGGACATGCTGGATGCGCCCTATATGCGCGACTTCCTGCTGACCGCCAAGGACACCTCATTCTCGACCCTGGATGGGGTCAGCGCGGTGCGTTAG
- a CDS encoding alpha/beta fold hydrolase: MRVLLLLAALLFGLPSFAASRCDVNVPTERVDLDQVSLAYQSIGRASDPALLLVMGLGGQLIHWPDDVVVALCEQGFRVIRYDNRDVGLSTWRQVPASANLTFEVLRYKLGLPVAAPYTLTDMADDGLGLMDALQVRQFHVLGASMGGMIAQHMAAMAPQRVESLTLIMTSSGAEGLPAPNAALVQLLSRRSAPNRAIALEQQADLLAALGSPQIEDDRQALLQQAALSYDRAFNPEGVKRQIMAILAEPSRVPLLNQLRVPTLVVHGTADPLLPVMHGVHLAAHIQGSQLRLIPGLAHRFQEAFKAPLLAAVLPYLQSHREDVAHWARIDPVLPSKLL, encoded by the coding sequence ATGCGTGTGTTGCTTTTGCTGGCCGCTTTATTGTTCGGCCTGCCGTCTTTTGCGGCTTCTCGATGTGATGTCAATGTCCCGACCGAGCGGGTCGACCTGGACCAGGTGAGCCTGGCGTACCAGAGTATTGGGCGTGCCTCCGATCCGGCGTTACTGCTGGTGATGGGCCTGGGCGGACAATTGATCCACTGGCCGGACGACGTGGTGGTCGCCCTGTGCGAACAAGGTTTTCGGGTGATTCGCTACGACAATCGCGATGTCGGCCTGTCCACGTGGCGCCAGGTGCCCGCCAGCGCCAACCTGACGTTCGAGGTGTTGCGCTACAAGCTGGGCCTGCCGGTGGCGGCGCCTTATACCTTGACCGATATGGCCGACGATGGCCTCGGGCTGATGGACGCGTTGCAGGTCCGGCAATTTCACGTATTGGGCGCGAGCATGGGTGGGATGATCGCCCAGCACATGGCGGCCATGGCGCCGCAGCGCGTGGAAAGCCTGACCCTGATCATGACCAGTTCGGGGGCCGAAGGCCTGCCGGCGCCGAATGCCGCGCTGGTGCAATTGTTGTCGCGACGCAGCGCGCCCAACCGTGCAATCGCGCTGGAGCAGCAGGCCGACCTGCTGGCTGCGCTGGGCAGTCCGCAGATCGAGGATGATCGCCAGGCGTTGCTGCAGCAGGCGGCGTTGTCCTACGACCGCGCCTTCAACCCCGAAGGCGTGAAGCGCCAGATCATGGCAATCCTCGCTGAGCCGAGCCGAGTGCCGCTGCTCAATCAGTTGCGTGTCCCGACGCTGGTGGTCCACGGCACGGCCGATCCGTTGCTGCCGGTGATGCACGGCGTACACCTGGCGGCGCATATCCAGGGCAGCCAGTTGCGCCTGATTCCCGGTCTGGCGCATCGTTTTCAGGAGGCGTTCAAGGCACCGTTGCTGGCAGCTGTGTTGCCCTACCTGCAATCACACCGGGAAGATGTGGCGCATTGGGCGCGGATTGATCCAGTGCTGCCCTCCAAGCTTTTGTGA